In Terriglobales bacterium, the following are encoded in one genomic region:
- the secD gene encoding protein translocase subunit SecD, which yields MRKNLLSKTLLIIGTLLIFVYGVFLGTDPEKAINAWKQQGVLGAIQENIHLGLDLKGGTHLILQVAVNEAVNADTDRTLSGLKDDLSKAGIASPDITKPDPVNHPEVMQIKGVPPDKIGALRETVSDNFPQYELQSGPNNTYQFVMKPSEVTSLKQRAVQQAIETIRNRVDQFGVTEPTIQEHGMGAYQILVELPGVDDPARVRDLIQSTAMLEIRQSMGGPYPDEQSALQANGGSIPPDEVILPGATGQGGGQPEYWVVSRTSAVAGSDIRDAQPSRDENGRPDVQFNLSNDGGRRFFAFTSAHVNDKLAIVLDNRVREVANIQEPIRDSVRIAGAFTEEQTHDLSMMLRSGALPASIHYLNEETVGPSLGADSIRAGVLAAVVGMAAVLIFMLIYYRGAGINADLALLLNLVILLGFLGFSHASLTLPGIAGVILTIGMGVDSNVLIFERIREELRAGKAPAAAVDQGFAHAWLTIVDTHVTTIVSAFILFIFGTGPVRGFATTLTFGLLANLFTAVFVSRVIFDAILNRKERGEALSI from the coding sequence ATGCGTAAAAACCTTCTCTCAAAGACCCTGCTGATCATCGGAACGCTGCTGATCTTTGTCTACGGCGTCTTTCTCGGTACCGATCCCGAGAAGGCCATTAATGCCTGGAAACAACAAGGCGTTCTCGGTGCGATCCAGGAGAACATTCACCTTGGTCTCGACCTCAAGGGCGGTACTCACCTCATTCTGCAAGTTGCTGTGAACGAGGCGGTGAATGCCGATACCGATCGCACGCTTTCAGGACTGAAAGATGACCTGAGCAAAGCCGGGATCGCGTCGCCCGACATTACTAAGCCTGATCCGGTCAATCACCCTGAGGTCATGCAGATCAAAGGCGTGCCTCCGGACAAGATCGGCGCGCTGCGGGAAACCGTCAGCGACAACTTCCCACAGTACGAACTACAGAGCGGCCCGAACAATACCTATCAGTTCGTGATGAAGCCCTCGGAAGTCACGTCGCTTAAGCAGCGCGCTGTTCAGCAGGCAATTGAGACGATCCGCAACCGTGTGGATCAGTTCGGCGTGACCGAGCCGACTATCCAGGAGCACGGGATGGGCGCCTATCAGATTCTCGTAGAGCTGCCGGGTGTTGATGACCCCGCCCGCGTAAGAGACCTGATTCAGTCCACGGCGATGCTGGAGATCCGGCAGTCAATGGGCGGCCCGTATCCTGACGAGCAATCTGCGTTACAGGCGAATGGTGGCAGCATTCCTCCGGATGAGGTAATCCTGCCCGGCGCAACCGGTCAGGGTGGCGGACAGCCGGAGTATTGGGTTGTGTCCCGCACTTCCGCGGTTGCGGGCAGCGACATTCGCGATGCCCAGCCGAGCCGCGACGAAAATGGTCGTCCGGATGTGCAGTTCAATCTTTCCAACGATGGGGGACGCCGTTTCTTTGCGTTTACCAGTGCTCACGTGAACGACAAGCTAGCCATCGTGCTTGATAATCGCGTCCGTGAGGTTGCCAATATTCAGGAGCCAATTCGGGATAGCGTTCGCATAGCCGGCGCGTTTACCGAAGAGCAGACGCATGATCTCTCCATGATGCTGCGCTCCGGCGCGCTGCCCGCGAGCATTCATTATCTGAATGAAGAAACCGTAGGTCCGTCGCTCGGGGCCGATTCGATTCGAGCAGGCGTGCTCGCTGCAGTTGTCGGCATGGCAGCCGTGCTCATCTTCATGCTGATTTATTACCGCGGCGCGGGCATCAATGCCGATTTGGCACTGTTGCTGAACCTGGTCATTTTGCTCGGATTTCTCGGATTCAGCCATGCGTCACTTACGCTGCCGGGAATTGCCGGTGTGATTCTGACTATCGGTATGGGCGTCGACTCGAACGTGCTGATCTTTGAGCGCATCCGCGAAGAGCTCCGCGCGGGGAAGGCTCCGGCTGCGGCGGTCGATCAGGGATTCGCACATGCGTGGCTGACGATCGTCGATACGCACGTGACGACAATTGTTTCGGCATTCATTCTGTTCATTTTTGGAACCGGCCCAGTGCGCGGATTTGCCACCACCCTGACCTTCGGTCTGCTGGCAAACCTGTTCACCGCCGTGTTCGTCTCGCGCGTGATCTTCGATGCGATCTTGAATCGGAAGGAACGCGGGGAAGCGTTGAGTATTTAG
- the yajC gene encoding preprotein translocase subunit YajC, with product MHAIPSLLAQSSGSAIFGLLPLIAIFAIFYFMLIMPQQKKQKKWQAMLASLKNGDKVVTSGGIRGTVISLRDDAVQLRVPPDNLRIEVARAAVTALVNPEEAK from the coding sequence ATGCACGCAATTCCCAGCCTGTTGGCGCAGTCGTCGGGGTCTGCCATCTTCGGCCTGCTCCCGCTGATCGCGATCTTCGCGATCTTTTATTTCATGCTGATCATGCCGCAGCAGAAGAAGCAGAAGAAGTGGCAGGCAATGCTGGCGAGCCTGAAAAATGGCGACAAAGTTGTCACCAGCGGCGGCATTCGCGGCACCGTGATCTCTCTCAGGGACGACGCCGTACAACTGCGCGTCCCTCCCGACAACCTGCGGATTGAAGTGGCCCGAGCGGCCGTCACCGCGCTCGTGAATCCAGAAGAAGCAAAGTAA
- the tgt gene encoding tRNA guanosine(34) transglycosylase Tgt — MPLSFSINAADGPARLGRIATPHGEIETPVFMPVGTLASVKGVPQHILEELGVQILLGNTYHLYLRPGHEAICQMGGLHRFMSWERSILTDSGGFQVFSLNELRKVSERGVEFRSHLDGSSHFFTPERSMEIQIALGADIIMAFDECTEHPATRERAKESMEMTSRWARRSKEYFEVHKADVPWRALVETRHAASLAQISETQSLFGIVQGGMYPDLRRESAERLLELDFPGYAIGGLSVGEPRELTREIIESTLPLLPKDKPRYVMGVGYPEEIVEYAAMGVDMMDCVLPTRAARHGLLFTSEGRMNIKNARFARDQRPPDPACDCMVCSRYTRAYLRHLFVSGEALAAVLNTIHNLAHYLDTMRSVRHAIKTGELRAKRSEAAQVSEQSS, encoded by the coding sequence ATGCCTCTCTCCTTCTCGATCAATGCCGCAGACGGTCCCGCCCGCCTCGGCCGCATCGCTACACCCCACGGCGAAATCGAGACTCCGGTGTTCATGCCGGTTGGCACTCTCGCATCGGTCAAAGGTGTGCCACAGCACATTCTGGAAGAACTCGGCGTACAAATTCTTCTCGGGAACACCTATCACCTGTATTTGCGTCCTGGACACGAGGCGATTTGCCAGATGGGCGGGCTGCACCGGTTCATGTCTTGGGAGCGCAGCATTCTTACCGACTCCGGCGGATTCCAGGTTTTCAGCCTTAACGAGTTGCGCAAGGTCAGCGAGCGCGGCGTCGAGTTCCGCTCGCATCTTGATGGGTCGAGCCACTTCTTCACTCCCGAGCGTTCGATGGAAATCCAAATTGCTCTTGGCGCCGACATCATCATGGCATTCGACGAATGCACGGAGCACCCTGCGACGAGGGAACGCGCGAAGGAGTCCATGGAGATGACGTCGCGCTGGGCGCGGCGGAGCAAGGAATATTTTGAAGTTCATAAAGCCGACGTCCCTTGGCGAGCACTAGTAGAGACGCGGCATGCTGCATCTTTAGCACAGATCTCCGAAACCCAGTCCCTTTTCGGGATTGTTCAGGGGGGCATGTATCCCGATCTGCGCCGCGAATCCGCCGAGCGTCTGCTGGAGCTAGACTTTCCTGGTTACGCCATCGGCGGGCTCAGCGTGGGTGAGCCGCGGGAGCTCACGCGCGAGATCATCGAGAGCACGCTTCCTCTTCTCCCCAAAGACAAGCCGCGGTACGTGATGGGCGTCGGCTATCCGGAGGAGATCGTCGAGTACGCCGCGATGGGCGTCGACATGATGGACTGCGTGCTGCCCACACGAGCTGCGCGGCATGGTCTGCTGTTCACCTCAGAGGGACGGATGAATATCAAGAATGCGCGTTTTGCCCGCGATCAGCGGCCGCCGGATCCTGCATGTGACTGCATGGTTTGCTCGCGTTACACGCGAGCGTATCTCCGTCATTTGTTTGTCTCTGGAGAGGCGCTGGCTGCGGTGCTGAACACCATCCACAACCTCGCGCATTACCTTGACACGATGCGCAGTGTCCGTCATGCTATTAAAACTGGAGAGTTGCGAGCGAAGCGATCTGAGGCCGCGCAGGTTTCAGAGCAATCGAGCTAA